The following proteins come from a genomic window of Marinihelvus fidelis:
- a CDS encoding preprotein translocase subunit YajC has product MDFFIASAYAQDGAQPGGLAQFLPLILIFVCSISCSFARR; this is encoded by the coding sequence ATGGACTTTTTCATTGCTTCCGCATACGCACAGGACGGCGCCCAACCCGGCGGCCTGGCGCAGTTCCTGCCGCTGATCCTGATCTTCGTGTGTTCTATTTCCTGCTCATTCGCCCGCAGATGA
- the yajC gene encoding preprotein translocase subunit YajC: MKRAKEHKALVAGLGKGDEIVTNGGLLGKIVDLNDSFVTLELADNVQIKIQRHAIASVMPKGTIKSS, from the coding sequence ATGAAGCGCGCCAAGGAGCACAAGGCGCTGGTCGCAGGCCTGGGTAAGGGCGACGAGATCGTCACCAACGGCGGCCTGCTCGGCAAGATCGTTGACCTCAACGATTCCTTCGTGACCCTTGAGCTGGCGGACAACGTCCAGATCAAGATCCAGCGTCACGCCATCGCCAGCGTCATGCCGAAAGGCACGATCAAGTCCTCCTGA
- the secD gene encoding protein translocase subunit SecD: MNQYPAWKYVLILLVIAVGVIYALPNLYGDHPAVQVTSARGFQLPLEIETTIDDTLASEQIPFLGTELGDNRVLVRLSNTDDQLRASDALQKTLGDGYVVALHMAHATPGWLRAFGAKPLTLGLDLQGGVHFLMQVDMETARSQQLDRYVDDIRAALREAGIRYVSVRHENENVLIQLRSEADREEAERIINRDQSLDGLDLEELPAGETFGLSGTVLERQLLELQQTALKQNITTLRNRVNELGVAEPVIQQQGADRVVVQLPGVQDMAEAKKIIGATATLEYRAVDEVNDAFTAQQTGRIPSDSRMYSYLGSPLLLKKRLIVSGDQLIGASGGFDQQSGTPMVSVTLDGVGASRMLDFTRENVGNRMAVVYIEQKPGGERVEEVISVANVREPFGKRFQTTGLDSIGEASQLALLLRAGALAAPMEIAFQRTVGPSLGADNIARGFKSVIIGFALVLVFMAIYYRTFGLFADIALFCNLVLLLALLSMLGATLTMPGIAGIVLTVGMAVDANVLIFERIREELRNGNTPQASIRAGYDKAFSTIADANVTTLIAAFVLFLFGSGPVKGFAVTLSLGIITSMFTAIMGTRALVNLYYGRRARVEKLAI, from the coding sequence ATGAACCAGTATCCAGCCTGGAAGTACGTGCTGATTCTCCTGGTGATTGCCGTGGGCGTGATTTACGCGCTGCCCAACCTTTACGGCGACCACCCGGCGGTGCAGGTGACTTCCGCCCGTGGCTTCCAGCTTCCGCTGGAGATCGAGACCACGATCGACGACACCCTTGCCAGCGAGCAGATTCCGTTCCTCGGCACCGAGCTGGGCGACAATCGCGTGCTGGTTCGGCTGAGCAACACCGACGACCAGCTGCGTGCCTCCGACGCGCTGCAGAAGACCCTGGGCGACGGCTACGTCGTGGCCCTGCACATGGCCCACGCCACCCCGGGCTGGCTGCGCGCCTTCGGCGCCAAGCCGCTGACCCTGGGCCTGGATCTGCAGGGCGGTGTGCACTTCCTGATGCAGGTGGACATGGAAACCGCCCGCAGCCAGCAGCTCGACCGCTATGTCGATGACATTCGCGCCGCGCTGCGCGAGGCCGGCATCCGCTACGTGTCGGTCCGTCATGAGAACGAGAACGTGCTCATCCAGCTGCGCTCCGAGGCCGACCGCGAAGAGGCCGAGCGCATCATCAACCGTGACCAGAGCCTGGACGGCCTGGACCTGGAAGAGCTGCCGGCCGGCGAGACCTTCGGCCTGTCCGGCACAGTGCTGGAACGCCAGTTGCTGGAATTGCAACAGACCGCGCTGAAGCAGAACATCACCACGCTGCGTAACCGCGTCAACGAACTGGGCGTGGCCGAGCCGGTCATCCAGCAGCAGGGCGCCGACCGCGTGGTCGTGCAGCTGCCCGGCGTGCAGGACATGGCCGAGGCCAAGAAGATCATCGGCGCCACGGCCACCCTGGAGTACCGCGCCGTGGACGAGGTCAATGACGCGTTTACCGCGCAGCAGACCGGCCGCATTCCATCTGACTCGCGTATGTACAGCTACCTGGGCAGCCCGCTGCTGCTGAAGAAGCGCCTGATCGTGTCCGGTGATCAGCTCATCGGCGCCTCCGGCGGTTTCGACCAGCAGAGCGGCACGCCGATGGTGTCCGTCACTCTGGACGGCGTCGGCGCCTCGCGCATGCTGGACTTCACCCGCGAGAACGTCGGCAACCGCATGGCGGTGGTCTACATCGAACAGAAGCCAGGCGGTGAGCGCGTCGAGGAAGTGATCTCGGTCGCCAACGTCCGTGAGCCGTTTGGCAAGCGTTTCCAGACCACCGGGCTCGACTCCATCGGCGAAGCCTCGCAGCTGGCTCTGCTGCTTCGCGCCGGTGCCCTGGCCGCGCCCATGGAGATTGCCTTCCAACGCACCGTCGGCCCCTCACTGGGTGCCGACAACATCGCCCGCGGCTTCAAGTCGGTGATTATCGGCTTCGCCCTGGTGCTGGTGTTCATGGCCATCTACTACCGCACCTTTGGCCTGTTCGCCGACATCGCGCTGTTCTGCAACCTGGTGTTGCTGCTGGCGCTGCTGTCGATGCTGGGCGCCACGCTGACCATGCCGGGTATCGCCGGTATCGTCCTGACGGTGGGTATGGCGGTGGATGCCAACGTGCTCATCTTCGAGCGTATCCGCGAGGAGCTGCGCAACGGCAACACGCCGCAGGCCAGTATCCGCGCGGGTTATGACAAGGCGTTCTCGACCATCGCGGATGCCAACGTCACCACGCTGATCGCCGCCTTCGTGCTGTTCCTGTTCGGCAGCGGCCCGGTGAAGGGCTTCGCTGTAACGCTATCGCTGGGCATCATCACGTCCATGTTCACCGCCATCATGGGTACGCGCGCGCTGGTGAATCTCTACTACGGCCGCCGCGCGCGGGTCGAGAAACTGGCGATTTGA
- the secF gene encoding protein translocase subunit SecF: MRLLKDKTNIDFMGKRKITLVFSAILIIVALVTLPTMGLNFGLDFTGGTEVEVRFNEAPDVGAVRESLAGAGMDDATVQTFGSSTDMLVRIPPHEGDSNADTQATQVIEALAQDFPSGVEMRSSGFVGPQVGEELTEQGILAVIYALIGIFIYVMFRFQWRFSVGAVIAVIHDILVTLGMLAILQIDFDLTVVAALLAVVGYSLNDTIVLFDRIRENFPRMGKSTPTEVINRSVNETLSRTLMTSLTTLLVLIALFFFGGEIIHAFAWTLIVGVVVGTYSSIYVASVALLLLGVSKQDLLVIEKEGAEIDSMP; the protein is encoded by the coding sequence ATGAGACTTCTCAAGGACAAGACCAATATCGACTTCATGGGCAAGCGCAAGATCACGCTTGTCTTCTCCGCCATCCTGATCATCGTCGCCCTGGTGACGCTGCCGACCATGGGCCTGAACTTCGGCCTGGACTTCACCGGCGGTACCGAGGTCGAGGTGCGCTTCAACGAGGCGCCGGATGTGGGCGCCGTGCGTGAATCGCTGGCAGGCGCCGGCATGGATGACGCCACGGTGCAGACCTTCGGCTCCAGCACCGACATGCTGGTGCGGATTCCGCCGCACGAGGGTGATTCCAACGCCGACACCCAGGCCACCCAGGTGATCGAGGCGCTGGCCCAGGACTTCCCGTCCGGTGTGGAAATGCGTTCCTCGGGCTTTGTCGGCCCGCAGGTGGGCGAAGAGCTGACCGAGCAAGGCATCCTGGCGGTCATCTACGCGCTCATCGGCATCTTCATCTACGTCATGTTCCGCTTCCAGTGGCGCTTCTCCGTGGGCGCCGTGATCGCGGTTATCCATGACATCCTGGTGACGCTGGGCATGCTGGCCATCCTGCAGATCGACTTCGATCTGACCGTGGTCGCGGCGTTGCTGGCCGTGGTCGGTTATTCGCTGAACGACACCATCGTGCTGTTCGACCGCATCCGCGAGAACTTCCCGCGCATGGGCAAGAGCACGCCGACCGAGGTCATCAACCGCTCCGTCAACGAGACCCTGTCACGTACGTTGATGACGTCGTTGACCACGCTGCTGGTGCTGATCGCGCTGTTCTTCTTTGGCGGCGAGATCATCCACGCCTTCGCCTGGACGCTGATCGTCGGCGTTGTCGTGGGTACCTACTCGTCCATCTACGTGGCCAGCGTCGCGCTGTTGCTGCTGGGTGTCAGCAAGCAGGACCTGCTGGTTATCGAGAAGGAAGGCGCCGAGATCGACTCCATGCCTTGA
- a CDS encoding inositol monophosphatase family protein — MAHPAINVATEAAHAAGELMRRNLRNLDSVPVAKKARYDYVSEVDQACEDVIVKEIRKYYPDHAILGEEGGMQGESDHVWIIDPVDGTSNYIQGIPHFAVSIALQVNGRTEHGLVYDPMRDELFTASRGKGAFLDQRRIRVSQRTTLDDAIISTAFPFRKRELMPMYTKMFSSVFRRIQDIRRAGAASLDLAWTAAGRLDGYFEIGTAAWDVAAGALLVREAGGVCTDFDGNDRLENSGSVIAAPYKLMTPLRQLIEPAWKAAKNG, encoded by the coding sequence ATGGCCCATCCCGCAATCAATGTCGCCACCGAGGCGGCCCACGCCGCCGGCGAACTGATGCGCAGAAATCTGCGCAACCTGGATAGTGTCCCGGTTGCCAAAAAGGCCCGTTACGACTACGTCAGCGAAGTCGACCAGGCCTGCGAGGACGTGATTGTAAAAGAAATCCGCAAGTACTACCCCGACCACGCCATCCTGGGCGAGGAAGGCGGTATGCAGGGCGAATCCGACCACGTCTGGATCATCGACCCGGTCGACGGCACCAGCAATTACATCCAGGGGATCCCGCATTTTGCTGTGTCCATTGCGCTGCAGGTCAATGGCCGCACCGAGCACGGGCTGGTCTACGACCCGATGCGTGACGAGCTGTTCACCGCCAGCCGCGGCAAGGGCGCGTTCCTGGACCAGCGCCGCATCCGCGTATCGCAGCGCACGACGCTGGACGACGCCATCATCTCCACGGCATTCCCGTTCCGCAAACGCGAACTGATGCCGATGTACACGAAGATGTTCAGTTCGGTGTTCCGCCGCATCCAGGATATTCGCCGCGCCGGCGCCGCCTCGCTGGACCTGGCCTGGACCGCGGCCGGCCGCCTGGACGGCTACTTCGAGATTGGCACCGCGGCCTGGGATGTGGCCGCAGGCGCCCTGCTGGTCCGCGAAGCCGGCGGCGTCTGCACCGACTTCGACGGCAATGACCGCCTGGAAAACTCCGGCAGCGTGATCGCCGCGCCGTACAAGCTGATGACGCCGCTGCGGCAGCTGATTGAGCCGGCCTGGAAGGCCGCCAAGAACGGGTGA
- a CDS encoding RNA methyltransferase, which produces MTETLDDRAAQDTRTAAQAAERLARVRIVLIHTTHPGNIGSTARAMKVMGLSQLHLVAPEAAFPSADATALASGAADLLQTAQVHDDLDGALEGCSLVLGTSARLRSLSMPQMDVRRAAVEALAEVSADSAGDVAILFGREAWGLTNEEIQRCHQLVHIETNPEFGSLNLSQAVQVVAYDLRMAALDETGVERAPLDWEPVDAVQMERFYEHLEQTLLDIRFLNPDQPKRLMGRLRRLFNRARPDQNEMNILRGILAAAQREAKPEDRSGD; this is translated from the coding sequence ATGACTGAAACACTCGACGACAGGGCGGCACAGGATACCAGAACAGCGGCGCAGGCGGCAGAGCGACTGGCCCGCGTGCGTATCGTGCTGATTCACACCACCCATCCCGGCAACATCGGATCCACCGCCCGCGCCATGAAAGTGATGGGGCTTTCGCAGTTGCACCTGGTCGCCCCCGAAGCGGCCTTTCCCAGCGCCGATGCCACCGCGCTGGCCTCCGGCGCCGCCGACCTGCTGCAAACCGCGCAGGTTCATGACGACCTGGACGGCGCGCTCGAGGGCTGCTCGCTGGTCCTGGGCACCAGCGCGCGCCTGCGCAGCCTGTCGATGCCGCAGATGGATGTGCGCCGCGCCGCCGTCGAGGCGCTGGCGGAGGTGTCCGCCGACAGCGCTGGCGACGTGGCTATCCTGTTCGGCCGCGAGGCCTGGGGCCTGACCAACGAGGAGATCCAGCGCTGCCACCAGCTGGTGCATATCGAGACCAACCCCGAGTTCGGTTCGCTGAACCTGTCCCAGGCCGTGCAGGTGGTGGCTTACGACCTGCGCATGGCGGCCCTGGACGAGACCGGCGTGGAGCGTGCACCGCTGGACTGGGAGCCCGTCGACGCGGTCCAGATGGAGCGGTTCTACGAGCACCTGGAGCAGACCCTGCTGGATATCCGCTTCCTTAACCCCGACCAGCCCAAGCGCCTGATGGGCCGCCTTCGGCGCCTGTTCAACCGCGCCCGGCCGGACCAGAACGAGATGAACATCCTGCGCGGCATCCTGGCCGCGGCGCAACGCGAGGCCAAGCCCGAAGACCGCTCCGGGGACTGA
- a CDS encoding MGMT family protein — MNDTSADTDIDSGVSTPTRPDAEWFEAVWKVVSDIPRGHVLTYGDVARLSGLPRQARRVSQAMRRAPNDVELPWHRVINAQGKISFPPDSAGYERQKDLLQEEGVVFIDGRIDLDRFGYKGALDCLFWGEPGVSKT, encoded by the coding sequence ATGAACGACACCAGCGCCGACACCGACATTGATTCGGGCGTCAGTACGCCCACGCGCCCCGATGCCGAGTGGTTTGAGGCGGTCTGGAAGGTTGTCAGTGATATCCCCCGCGGCCACGTGCTGACCTATGGCGACGTCGCCAGGCTTTCCGGCCTGCCACGCCAGGCCCGCCGCGTCAGCCAGGCAATGCGCCGCGCTCCCAATGACGTGGAACTGCCCTGGCACCGCGTCATCAACGCCCAGGGCAAGATTTCCTTCCCGCCCGATTCCGCCGGCTACGAGCGCCAGAAAGACCTGCTGCAGGAAGAGGGCGTGGTGTTCATCGACGGCCGAATCGACCTGGACCGCTTCGGCTACAAGGGCGCGCTTGACTGCCTGTTCTGGGGTGAGCCGGGGGTCAGTAAGACTTAG
- the fghA gene encoding S-formylglutathione hydrolase, with protein sequence MEKLSSTGSFGGRVERYKHASATLNCDMEFGVYLPPQADTGPVPVLWWLSGLTCTDENFMQKAGAQRLAAQLGLAIVCPDTSPRGTDLPGEHDDWDFGSGAGFYVNATQAPWDRHYRMYDYVTKELPALVEANLPVTGQRAVSGHSMGGHGALLCALREPERYASVSAFAPICHPSDCPWGVKAFSHYLGDDRNDWRAWDATQLLTDVDIQLPILIDQGADDPFLGEQLKPGALEQAAICAHHPLEIRLREGYDHSYFFVASFIDDHLRHHAKALGLIASAD encoded by the coding sequence ATGGAAAAACTGTCATCCACCGGCAGCTTCGGCGGCCGGGTCGAACGCTACAAGCACGCCAGCGCCACGCTCAACTGCGACATGGAATTCGGTGTCTACCTGCCACCGCAGGCCGATACCGGCCCCGTGCCGGTGTTGTGGTGGCTGTCGGGCCTGACCTGCACCGACGAGAACTTCATGCAAAAGGCAGGTGCACAGCGCCTGGCCGCACAACTGGGCCTGGCAATCGTCTGCCCGGACACCAGCCCGCGTGGCACCGACCTGCCCGGCGAGCACGACGACTGGGACTTCGGCTCCGGCGCCGGCTTCTACGTCAACGCGACGCAGGCGCCGTGGGACAGGCACTACCGCATGTACGACTACGTGACTAAGGAGCTGCCGGCCCTGGTGGAAGCCAACCTGCCGGTCACCGGCCAGCGCGCCGTCAGTGGTCATTCGATGGGCGGCCACGGCGCCCTGCTCTGCGCCCTGCGCGAGCCGGAACGCTACGCCTCGGTCAGCGCCTTCGCGCCCATCTGCCACCCGTCCGACTGCCCCTGGGGCGTGAAGGCCTTCAGCCACTACCTGGGCGACGACCGCAACGACTGGCGCGCATGGGACGCCACCCAGCTACTCACCGACGTCGACATCCAGCTTCCCATCCTGATCGACCAGGGCGCCGACGACCCGTTCCTGGGCGAGCAATTAAAGCCCGGCGCGCTGGAGCAGGCCGCAATCTGCGCGCACCACCCGCTCGAAATCCGGTTACGTGAAGGGTATGACCACTCTTACTTCTTTGTGGCCAGCTTTATCGACGACCACCTGCGCCATCACGCCAAGGCGCTCGGGCTGATCGCTTCGGCCGACTGA
- a CDS encoding S-(hydroxymethyl)glutathione dehydrogenase/class III alcohol dehydrogenase, which produces MKSRAAVARAAGQPLVIEEIDVAGPRAGEVLVRIVATGVCHTDAFTLSGADPEGLFPAILGHEGGGVVEEVGPGVTSLKPGDHVIPLYTPECRECSFCKSGKTNLCQKIRATQGQGLMPDGTSRFSSGGEPLFHYMGTSTFSEYTVVPEIALAKINPAAPLDKVCLLGCGITTGIGAVLNTAKVEPGSTVAVFGLGGIGLAVIQGAVMAGAERIVAIDMNPDKFDMAKALGATDFVNPKDYDAPIQDVIVDLTDGGVDYSFECIGNVEVMRAALECCHKGWGESIIIGVAGAGQEISTRPFQLVTGRVWRGTAFGGVRGRTELPGYVDKYMAGGINLDDMVTHTMGLEDINKAFDLMHDGESIRSVVIF; this is translated from the coding sequence ATGAAATCACGTGCCGCCGTTGCCCGCGCCGCCGGGCAGCCCCTGGTCATCGAGGAAATCGACGTCGCCGGCCCGAGGGCCGGTGAAGTGCTGGTGCGCATCGTCGCCACGGGCGTCTGCCACACCGACGCCTTCACGCTGTCGGGCGCCGACCCGGAGGGCCTGTTCCCGGCCATCCTGGGCCACGAGGGCGGCGGCGTGGTCGAGGAAGTCGGCCCGGGCGTGACCTCGCTGAAGCCGGGCGACCACGTGATCCCGCTGTACACGCCGGAGTGCCGCGAGTGCTCGTTCTGCAAGTCCGGCAAGACCAACCTGTGCCAGAAGATCCGCGCCACCCAGGGCCAGGGCCTGATGCCCGACGGCACCTCGCGGTTTTCGTCCGGCGGTGAGCCGTTATTCCACTACATGGGCACCTCCACGTTCAGCGAATACACCGTGGTGCCGGAGATCGCGCTGGCGAAGATCAATCCGGCGGCGCCGCTGGACAAGGTCTGCCTGCTGGGCTGCGGCATCACCACCGGCATTGGCGCGGTACTGAACACCGCGAAGGTGGAGCCGGGCTCGACCGTGGCCGTGTTCGGCCTGGGCGGGATTGGTCTCGCGGTGATCCAGGGCGCGGTGATGGCCGGTGCGGAACGCATCGTCGCCATCGACATGAACCCGGACAAGTTCGACATGGCCAAGGCGCTGGGCGCCACCGATTTCGTCAACCCGAAAGACTATGACGCGCCCATCCAGGACGTGATCGTCGACCTGACCGACGGCGGCGTGGACTACTCGTTCGAGTGCATCGGCAACGTCGAGGTCATGCGCGCGGCGCTGGAGTGCTGCCACAAGGGCTGGGGCGAGTCGATCATCATCGGTGTCGCCGGGGCCGGCCAGGAAATCAGCACGCGGCCGTTCCAGCTGGTCACCGGTCGGGTCTGGCGCGGCACCGCCTTTGGCGGCGTGCGCGGCCGCACCGAACTGCCGGGCTACGTGGATAAATACATGGCCGGCGGCATCAACCTGGACGACATGGTCACCCACACCATGGGCCTGGAAGACATCAATAAAGCCTTTGACCTGATGCACGACGGTGAGAGCATCCGCTCCGTGGTGATTTTCTGA
- a CDS encoding DUF6498-containing protein yields MSRSPRKGSQRRPDKPGRRFSIRQTLRDALRRRSGWVLLAVNLGVLVGVLRYDWSVFEIVFLYWAENVIIGVINVLRMLMASPLPIPKEVPRDEIPAPAKKILWIINIGAKLFMVPFFCVHYGIFTLVHGAFVFDLFEKEGSHGMDYWQSIPDFMTTALAMSLAALAISHLYSFFANYIGRGEWRTATVGEMMARPYGRIIVLHITIIFGGIAAQALGSPLGLLLVLVLLKTVTDLAMHEREREKLNDPVEPATKTDMEPGVEPTVQHESERRTP; encoded by the coding sequence TTGAGCCGGTCACCGCGCAAGGGAAGTCAACGCCGCCCCGATAAGCCGGGGCGGCGTTTTTCCATCCGCCAGACGCTGCGTGACGCGCTGCGGCGGCGGTCCGGCTGGGTACTGCTGGCCGTCAACCTGGGCGTGCTGGTGGGCGTGCTGCGCTACGACTGGAGCGTGTTCGAGATCGTCTTCCTGTACTGGGCCGAGAACGTCATCATCGGCGTGATCAACGTGCTGCGCATGCTGATGGCCTCGCCGCTGCCGATCCCGAAGGAAGTGCCGCGTGACGAAATTCCGGCACCGGCGAAAAAGATCCTGTGGATCATCAACATCGGCGCCAAGCTGTTCATGGTGCCGTTTTTCTGCGTCCACTACGGCATATTCACGTTGGTGCACGGCGCCTTCGTGTTCGACCTGTTCGAGAAAGAAGGTAGTCATGGCATGGACTACTGGCAGTCGATTCCCGACTTCATGACCACGGCGCTGGCGATGTCCCTGGCCGCGCTGGCCATCAGCCACCTTTATTCCTTCTTCGCCAACTACATCGGCCGCGGCGAGTGGCGCACGGCCACGGTGGGCGAGATGATGGCGCGTCCCTACGGGCGTATCATCGTGCTTCATATCACCATCATTTTCGGTGGCATCGCGGCCCAGGCGCTGGGCAGCCCGTTGGGGCTGCTGCTGGTGCTGGTGCTGCTGAAGACCGTCACCGATCTCGCCATGCACGAGCGTGAGCGGGAAAAACTGAACGACCCGGTGGAGCCAGCCACGAAGACCGACATGGAACCTGGCGTGGAACCCACCGTCCAACACGAATCTGAAAGGAGAACACCATGA
- a CDS encoding encapsulin-associated ferritin-like protein, with amino-acid sequence MSNEGYHEPVEELSDETRDMHRAIISLMEELEAVDWYQQRVDACKDPELAKILAHNRDEEKEHAAMVLEWIRRRDPRFDKELKDYLFTEGEIGHHHD; translated from the coding sequence ATGTCAAACGAGGGCTATCACGAACCTGTAGAAGAGCTCAGCGACGAGACCCGCGACATGCACCGGGCCATCATCTCGCTGATGGAAGAACTGGAAGCGGTCGACTGGTACCAGCAGCGCGTTGACGCCTGCAAGGACCCGGAACTGGCCAAGATCCTGGCCCATAACCGCGACGAGGAGAAAGAGCACGCGGCGATGGTGCTCGAATGGATTCGCCGCCGCGACCCGCGCTTCGACAAGGAACTGAAGGACTACCTGTTCACCGAAGGCGAAATCGGGCACCACCACGATTGA
- a CDS encoding mechanosensitive ion channel family protein yields MEQFKTWYADSGITDILITFGFNLLIALVILFLGMRLGRFTQHWAEKVMRKKEMDDILVDFIGTIIWWLILAITFVAALQKLGIPATSLVAVLGAAGLAIGLALKDSLSNFAAGVMLVMFRPFAKGDFVEAAGESGSVEEIHLVNTLIVTPDNREITLPNGAIWNSPIINYTTRDTRRIDMEFGVGYGDDLKVAAEILMRVCTEHPKVLKDPAPVVLITALADSSVNFWVRPWTATSDYWVVRAEIMEKAKAELEAAGCNIPFPQRDVHIHEVKEGE; encoded by the coding sequence ATGGAGCAATTTAAAACCTGGTACGCCGATTCCGGCATCACCGATATCCTGATCACGTTCGGCTTCAACCTGCTGATCGCGCTGGTCATCCTGTTCCTGGGCATGCGCCTGGGGCGCTTCACGCAGCACTGGGCCGAGAAGGTCATGCGCAAGAAGGAAATGGATGACATCCTCGTCGATTTCATCGGCACCATCATCTGGTGGCTGATTCTGGCCATTACCTTCGTCGCCGCGCTGCAGAAACTGGGTATCCCCGCCACGTCGCTGGTGGCTGTTCTTGGCGCCGCGGGCCTGGCCATCGGTCTGGCGCTGAAAGATTCACTCAGCAACTTCGCCGCCGGTGTCATGCTGGTGATGTTCCGGCCGTTCGCCAAGGGCGACTTCGTCGAAGCCGCCGGCGAATCGGGCTCGGTGGAGGAAATCCACCTGGTCAACACGCTGATCGTGACGCCGGACAACCGCGAGATCACGCTGCCCAACGGCGCCATCTGGAACTCGCCCATCATCAACTACACCACGCGCGACACGCGCCGTATCGACATGGAATTCGGCGTCGGCTACGGCGACGACCTGAAAGTGGCCGCCGAAATCCTGATGCGGGTCTGCACCGAGCACCCGAAGGTGCTGAAAGACCCGGCGCCAGTGGTGCTGATCACCGCACTGGCCGATTCCAGCGTCAACTTCTGGGTCCGGCCATGGACCGCGACCTCTGACTACTGGGTCGTGCGCGCGGAAATCATGGAGAAAGCCAAGGCTGAACTGGAAGCCGCGGGCTGCAATATCCCGTTCCCGCAGCGCGATGTTCACATTCACGAAGTGAAAGAAGGAGAGTAA
- a CDS encoding SDR family NAD(P)-dependent oxidoreductase, with amino-acid sequence MKISQAKAVITGGASGLGLAVAKHVVAAGGQVTLLDINDEAGAAAVAELGANANYLNVNVTDEAAVVAAIEAAKGHMGGVNVNVNCAGVIGAGRVLGREAPMALDYFANVININLVGSFNVAKASAAAMEANEPGEDGERGVIINTASVAAYEGQIGQAAYSASKGGIVGMTLPMAREFTRIGVRVMAIAPGIFWTPMVDGMPPEVQESLSASIPFPSRLGKPEEFAELAAHIVENGYLNGTTLRLDGAVRMQPK; translated from the coding sequence ATGAAGATTTCACAGGCGAAAGCCGTCATCACCGGCGGCGCCTCCGGCCTTGGCCTGGCCGTGGCGAAACACGTCGTCGCCGCTGGCGGCCAGGTCACGCTGCTGGATATCAATGACGAGGCCGGCGCGGCGGCGGTGGCCGAGCTGGGCGCCAACGCGAACTACCTGAACGTCAACGTCACCGACGAGGCCGCGGTGGTGGCCGCCATCGAGGCGGCGAAGGGCCACATGGGCGGCGTCAACGTCAACGTCAACTGCGCCGGTGTCATCGGCGCCGGACGGGTACTGGGGCGCGAGGCACCGATGGCACTGGACTACTTCGCCAACGTCATCAACATCAACCTGGTGGGTAGCTTCAATGTCGCCAAGGCGTCGGCCGCGGCCATGGAAGCGAACGAGCCGGGCGAAGACGGCGAGCGCGGCGTGATCATCAACACCGCCTCGGTGGCGGCCTACGAGGGCCAGATCGGCCAGGCGGCGTATTCGGCCAGCAAGGGTGGCATCGTTGGCATGACGCTGCCGATGGCGCGCGAGTTTACCCGCATCGGCGTGCGGGTCATGGCGATTGCACCGGGCATTTTCTGGACGCCGATGGTGGACGGCATGCCGCCGGAGGTTCAGGAGTCGTTATCCGCCTCCATTCCGTTCCCGTCACGGCTGGGCAAACCCGAAGAGTTTGCTGAACTCGCGGCCCATATCGTGGAGAATGGGTACCTCAACGGCACCACGCTGCGACTGGACGGTGCCGTCCGCATGCAACCAAAGTAA